From Natrinema sp. CBA1119:
GCCAACTCGAGCGCAAGCGACCGGGTGAAGCCGAACAGACCACTTTTCGCCGCCGCATAGTTCGCCTGGCCGACGTTCCCCTGCTTCCCGATCACGCTCGAGATGCTGATAACCCGTCCATCGTCGACAGTTTGGAAATCATCGTAGAACGCCTTGGTGCAATTGAACGACCCGTGGAGAGAGACATCGATCACACGGTGCCAGTCCTCATGACTCATATTGGCGAGCGTACAATCGGCTGTAATCCCGGCGTTGTTGATGAGGACGTCGATCGACCCAAACGAGTCGGAAACTGCCTCGCGCATCGCGTCGACTTCGTCACGGTTCGTGACGTCGGCCTGAATCGGATGGGCCGTTCCCTCGGTATCGGCTTCCGTGATCACGTCAGCGATCTCGTGGGCGGCAGCCTCCGACGACCGATAGTTCACGATGACAGTCGCACCGTGACGGCCTAGTTCACGGACGATCCCGCGACCAATACCACACGAGCCGCCGGTAACGAGACACGTCCGGCCTGCAAGTAGTTGGCGAGACGGCTGTTCCAGTTCGGGTGGCCGCTCTTTCTGTTTGACACTCATTGTTGTCGCTCCAGCAGGGGCTGCTGATCGTCCTGGGAATCATACGTAACAATTTCTCCCGTATCCGTGCCGACTGCAGTAAGCCACTCGTCGACGGTGTATGTCCGCGCGGTGTCTGTCCGTGGCTGGTCCGTATAGGGGACAACTCCCTGGAGGGACGCTCTCTCCTGATCTGCCGTAGAGGACTCGTCCTCGTAGAGTGCCAGCGCCACGATCGGAACCCGAACGCGTTCACGCGGTTCGTCGGCGCTGATGCCGAGTGGTGACGAGGGAACCTCCTGTCGCCGGAATGCTGGCTCGAGCGTCACACCGTGC
This genomic window contains:
- the fabG gene encoding 3-oxoacyl-ACP reductase FabG, producing the protein MSVKQKERPPELEQPSRQLLAGRTCLVTGGSCGIGRGIVRELGRHGATVIVNYRSSEAAAHEIADVITEADTEGTAHPIQADVTNRDEVDAMREAVSDSFGSIDVLINNAGITADCTLANMSHEDWHRVIDVSLHGSFNCTKAFYDDFQTVDDGRVISISSVIGKQGNVGQANYAAAKSGLFGFTRSLALELADVGATANCIAPGFTLTEMVEAIPDEIQNDLRADIPLERFADVSEIAGLVRYLASEESGYITGEVIDINGGLDL
- a CDS encoding HTH domain-containing protein yields the protein MPANNVSASPIVPTETATDLRVDCYVRSTISGPTGETITTIDNRLQQLCDHGHISAYQLHSWPPEQHAVSETDDTHEPTRHDLVAEFERWADQHGVTLEPAFRRQEVPSSPLGISADEPRERVRVPIVALALYEDESSTADQERASLQGVVPYTDQPRTDTARTYTVDEWLTAVGTDTGEIVTYDSQDDQQPLLERQQ